One stretch of Punica granatum isolate Tunisia-2019 chromosome 5, ASM765513v2, whole genome shotgun sequence DNA includes these proteins:
- the LOC116207492 gene encoding cystathionine gamma-synthase 1, chloroplastic codes for MAVSATSFPKIYASSFECRSDPDFSSSARSEKAGPGRFATRASSVRAGASFHGLSSLIFRFPPNFVRQLSTKARRNCSNIGVAQVVAASWSNNPAAAGVPPAAAIAVDAAAAAAASAPVAPVEELQAGAEVLVVDEFESSQDVQLKDLDLKEASFLSSDGSLAIHAGERLGRGIVTDAITTPVVNTSAYFFKKTAELIDFKEKRRASFEYGRYGNPTTVVAEEKISALEGAESTLIMASGMCASTVMLMALVPAGGHIVTTTDCYRKTRIFIETILPKMGITATVIDPADMKGLESALEEHKVSLFFTESPTNPFLRCVDIKLVSDLCHKKGALVCIDGTFATPLNQKALAIGADLVLHSATKFIGGHNDVLAGCVSGPLKLISEIRNLHHVLGGALNPNAAYLIIRGMKTLHLRVQQQNSTAQRMAEILEAHPKVKRVYYPGLPSHPEHHIAKQQMTGFGGVVSFEVDGDLRTTAKFVDTLKIPYIAPSFGGCESIVDQPAIMSYWDLSQGERAKYGILDNLVRFSFGVEDFEDLKADILQALEAI; via the exons ATGGCTGTCTCGGCGACTTCGTTTCCCAAGATCTACGCCTCCTCCTTCGAGTGCCGGTCGGATCCCGACTTCTCGAGCTCCGCGAGGTCGGAGAAGGCGGGTCCGGGGCGATTCGCCACCCGAGCCAGCTCGGTCCGCGCCGGTGCGTCGTTTCACGGTCTGTCTTCTCTCATCTTCAGGTTCCCTCCGAACTTCGTGCGCCAGCTGAGCACCAAGGCCCGGAGGAACTGCAGCAATATCGGTGTCGCGCAGGTGGTGGCTGCTTCTTGGTCCAACAATCCCGCCGCAGCTGGAGTCCCCCCGGCGGCGGCGATTGCCGTCGACGCCGCCGCAGCAGCAGCGGCCTCGGCGCCGGTTGCTCCGGTCGAGGAGCTCCAGGCCGGTGCGGAGGTCCTGGTCGTTGATGAGTTTGAGAGTAGTCAGGATGTACAGTTGAAGGATTTGGATTTGAAGGAAGCGTCATTTCTGAGCTCCGACGGGAGTCTCGCTATTCATGCTG GTGAGAGATTAGGTCGCGGCATAGTTACCGATGCAATTACGACGCCTGTCGTTAACACTTCTGCCTATTTCTTCAAGAAAACTGCTGAGTTAATTGATTTCAAG GAAAAACGCCGGGCAAGCTTCGAGTATGGCCGATATGGGAACCCCACAACTGTGGTTGCGGAGGAGAAAATCAg TGCGCTGGAGGGGGCTGAATCAACCCTGATAATGGCCTCTGGAATGTGTGCTAGTACGGTTATGTTAATGGCACTCGTTCCAGCTGGAGGGCACATTGTGACCACCACAGATTGCTACCGTAAAACTAGGATCTTCATCGAGACAATTCTTCCCAAGATGGGGATCACG GCCACTGTCATTGATCCTGCAGATATGAAAGGCCTGGAATCTGCACTTGAGGAACATAAG GTGTCTCTTTTCTTCACAGAGTCTCCTACCAATCCCTTCCTCAGATGCGTCGATATTAAGTTGGTTTCAGACCTCTGCCATAAGAAGGGAGCACTGGTATGCATAGATGGAACTTTTGCAACTCCTTTAAACCAAAAAGCTTTGGCCATCGGTGCAGATTTGGTTCTTCACTCTGCTACAAAATTCATTGGGGGACATAATGAT GTACTTGCTGGTTGCGTTAGTGGCCCACTGAAACTGATTTCCGAAATTCGTAATTTGCATCATGTTTTGGGTGGAGCTCTCAACCCT AATGCTGCATACCTGATCATCCGTGGTATGAAGACGCTGCACCTTCGTGTACAGCAACAAAATTCAACCGCGCAGAGGATGGCCGAGATTTTAGAGGCACATCCAAAG GTGAAGCGTGTCTACTATCCAGGCTTACCAAGTCATCCTGAGCACCACATCGCAAAGCAGCAAATGACCGGCTTTGGTGGTGTTGTGAGCTTTGAG gTTGATGGAGATTTGAGGACTACTGCCAAGTTTGTTGATACCCTGAAGATTCCGTATATTGCTCCATCCTTCGGTGGCTGTGAGAGCATTGTGGATCAACCTGCAATCATGTCTTACTG GGACCTGAGCCAGGGGGAAAGAGCCAAATACGGGATACTGGATAACTTGGTGAGGTTCAGCTTCGGTGTGGAGGACTTCGAAGATCTGAAGGCTGACATACTGCAAGCTCTGGAGGCCATATAA
- the LOC116207788 gene encoding phosphate transporter PHO1 homolog 3-like: MKFGKEFASQMVPKWQEAYMDYSYLKAVLKDVLNIRKRVQTVSPKASTPGGSALKRGVSLHRAFSGITSRHRRNPNSPLARGGDEEVLFNSVRENGSSSGARNQTTFLMSSEEGGECELVFFRRLNDEFNKVVMLYRKKVQEVVEEADELTRQMNAHVRFQARNHAGVSELELPQDCTANLLGRTATMAAIQEGEMSGEEQVEGESRGSTENPTSPSAGRVEEIGGENDAGICRVLPKASASEELLFRIFDMQSFPNQLAFSKIMKKYDKIALRSASKPYLKMVDSSYLGSSDEVIFIAYEITDCSFFGCMLALIAAIVVVIHTRDIFNGSGRFQYTDKYMDSIFRLYSLYGFIVLHMFMYAGNIYFWRRYRINYSFIFGFKQGTELGYREVLLLGFGLAILTLAGVLSNLDMEMDPKTQEFQALTEIDPLALLLAWMISTLISFSQFKPSIKLLIANFKS; the protein is encoded by the exons ATGAAGTTCGGGAAAGAGTTCGCGTCGCAGATGGTGCCCAAGTGGCAAGAAGCATACATGGACTACAGCTACCTCAAGGCTGTCCTGAAAGATGTCCTCAACATCAGGAAGCGGGTGCAGACAGTCTCCCCGAAGGCATCAACCCCGGGAGGCTCCGCATTGAAGAGGGGGGTCTCCCTGCACCGAGCCTTCAGCGGGATAACGAGCAGGCACAGGAGGAACCCCAACTCCCCCTTGGCAAGGGGAGGTGACGAGGAAGTCCTCTTTAACTCTGTCAGGGAGAACGGGTCGTCGTCGGGGGCCCGTAATCAGACTACGTTCCTGATGTCCTCCGAGGAAGGAGGCGAGTGCGAGCTCGTTTTCTTCAGGAGGCTCAATGACGAGTTCAACAAAGTGGTCATGTTATACCGGAAGAAGGTACAAGAAGTTGTGGAAGAGGCCGATGAGCTGACCAGGCAGATGAATGCTCATGTTCGATTTCAGGCCAGGAATCACGCTGGTGTCTCCGAGCTTGAGCTGCCTCAAGATTGCACTGCGAATCTTCTAGGAA GAACGGCAACAATGGCTGCTATTCAGGAAGGCGAGATGAGTGGCGAAGAACAAGTCGAGGGTGAAAGTAGAGGAAGTACAGAGAATCCA ACTAGTCCTTCAGCAGGCAGGGTTGAGGAAATCGGAGGAGAGAATGATGCAGGCATTTGTCGTGTTTTACCAAAAGCTTCGGCTTCTGAAGAGCTACTG TTTCGTATTTTTGACATGCAAAGCTTCCCGAATCAACTGGCATTCTCCAAAATCATGAAGAAGTACGACAAG ATCGCTTTGAGGAGTGCATCAAAGCCGTACTTGAAGATGGTGGACAGTTCTTACCTCGGAAGCTCCGATGAGGTCATATTCATTGCCTATGAGATCACTGATT GCAGCTTTTTTGGGTGCATGTTAGCACTTATAGCGGCTATTGTAGTGGTAATTCACACGAGAGATATCTTCAATGGCTCAGGACGTTTCCAGTACACGGACAAGTATATGGACAGCATATTTCGCCTGTATAG CTTGTATGGTTTCATTGTCCTGCACATGTTCATGTATGCTGGAAACATATACTTCTGGAGGCGTTATCGGATCAATTACTCGTTCATATTTGGCTTCAAGCAAGGTACAGAATTGGGTTATCGAGAAGTCCTCCTCCTCGGTTTTGGACTCGCAATACTAACGCTAGCTGGTGTGCTATCAAATCTTGACATGGAGATGGACCCAAAAACTCAAGAATTCCAAGCTCTCACGGAGATAGATCCCCTTGCCTTACTCCTTGCATGGATGATTTCAACTCTCATTTCATTTTCTCAGTTTAAGCCATCGATAAAATTACTTATTGCGAACTTCAAATCTTAG
- the LOC116207493 gene encoding SPX domain-containing protein 4 yields MKFGKEFRTHLEETLPEWRDKFLCYKPLKKLLKNLPPPVDHHPAFAGDPANIEDGADGNPPDHRPLVDLQEWFVGILNDELEKFNDFYVDKEEDFIIRFQELKERIERAKESNKDGAFSSETEFSEQMMEIRKDFVTIHGEMVLLKNYSSLNFAGLVKILKKYDKRTGGLLRLPFTQLALHQPFFTTEPLTRLVRECEANLELLFPLEAEVIESTTAIDNQSSNSQSSADMQTEPSATLGEETMDVYRSTLAAMRAIRGLQRASSTYNPLSLSSFYARQDDESTGAVTAENSAANSPATLPNTNDTEDEDAHSG; encoded by the exons ATGAAATTTGGCAAGGAGTTCAGGACCCATCTCGAGGAAACCCTGCCCGAGTGGAGGGACAAGTTCCTCTGCTACAAGCCCCTCAAGAAGCTCCTCAAGAACCTTCCACCACCAGTCGACCATCACCCCGCCTTCGCCGGCGATCCCGCTAATATTGAAGACGGGGCCGACGGGAACCCTCCCGATCACAGGCCCCTCGTCGACCTCCAGGAATGGTTCGTCGGCATCTTGAATGATGAGCTCGAGAAGTTCAACGACTTCTACGTCGACAAGGAGGAGGACTTCATCATCCGTTTCCAG GAGTTGAAGGAGAGGATCGAGCGTGCTAAAGAGAGCAACAAAGATGGAGCTTTCTCCTCAGAAACCGAGTTCAGTGAGCAGATGATGGAAATCCGCAAGGACTTTGTCACTATTCACGGAGAAATGGTGCTCCTCAAGAACTACAGCTCCCTGAATTTCGCAG GCCTCGTTAAAATCTTAAAGAAATACGACAAACGAACGGGAGGCCTGTTACGCTTGCCATTCACGCAGCTCGCTCTCCACCAGCCATTCTTCACGACCGAACCTCTCACTAGACTGGTCCGCGAGTGCGAGGCAAATCTCGAACTCCTCTTCCCGCTTGAAGCAGAAGTTATTGAATCCACCACGGCCATCGACAATCAATCATCAAACTCGCAGTCTTCTGCAGATATGCAGACAGAGCCATCAGCAACGCTAGGGGAAGAAACCATGGATGTGTACAGAAGCACTCTTGCTGCAATGAGAGCGATAAGAGGTCTACAGAGAGCAAGCTCTACTTACAACCCTCTGTCGTTATCGTCGTTTTATGCCAGGCAGGACGATGAGAGCACTGGTGCTGTCACAGCTGAAAACTCAGCTGCTAACTCCCCTGCAACTTTGCCAAACACGAATGATACGGAAGATGAAGATGCACACTCAGGTTAG